A genomic window from Triticum urartu cultivar G1812 chromosome 7, Tu2.1, whole genome shotgun sequence includes:
- the LOC125523462 gene encoding uncharacterized protein LOC125523462 isoform X2 yields the protein MADASFFDRMVSQLRSTSKYYTGYPKDLGPSRIIPFTSERQFVQLLHEGRPVVVAFTIKCTYTQHLDKVLEEAAATFYPHIKFVRVECPKYPGFCLTRQKTEYPFLEVFYNPEQAANPGKIVDPSITKYSAKVLPFNYDQSVYGFREYFKKYGFKYSETN from the exons ATGGCCGACGCGTCATTTTTCGATAGGATGGTTTCCCAGCTCCGGTCCACATCCAA GTACTACACTGGATATCCCAAGGATCTAGGTCCATCAAGAATCATACCGTTCACATCAGAGCGTCAGTTTGTGCAGCTATTACATGAAGGACGGCCTGTAGTTGTGGCCTTTACTATTAA GTGCACTTATACACAACATCTTGACAAAGTACTGGAGGAAGCTGCTGCTACATTTTATCCTCATATAAAGTTTGTTCGG GTGGAATGCCCAAAGTATCCTGGGTTTTGCCTCACGAGGCAAAAGACTGAGTACCCATTTCTTGAAGTATTTTACAACCCAGAACAG GCTGCTAACCCAGGAAAGATCGTGGACCCGAGCATCACGAAATACTCCGCAAAAGTCCTACCT TTCAACTATGACCAGAGCGTGTATGGATTCCGGGAGTATTTTAAGAAGTATGGGTTCAAGTATTCCGAGACAAACTAG
- the LOC125523462 gene encoding uncharacterized protein LOC125523462 isoform X1, translating to MARELTPHATQRRSTRRLSCRRPPPRRNRRPPRLRPPAKGAAAHSSTASRRRPTHDPTRPRYYTGYPKDLGPSRIIPFTSERQFVQLLHEGRPVVVAFTIKCTYTQHLDKVLEEAAATFYPHIKFVRVECPKYPGFCLTRQKTEYPFLEVFYNPEQAANPGKIVDPSITKYSAKVLPFNYDQSVYGFREYFKKYGFKYSETN from the exons ATGGCCCGGGAGCTGACGCCTCACGCCACACAGAGACGCAGCACTCGGCGACTCAGCTGCCGCCGCCCCCCGCCACGCCGCAACCGCAGGCCGCCGCGGCTCCGCCCACCGGCCAAGGGGGCTGCAGCACACAGCAGCACGGCGAGTCGGCGTCGACCAACCCACGACCCCACGCGGCC AAGGTACTACACTGGATATCCCAAGGATCTAGGTCCATCAAGAATCATACCGTTCACATCAGAGCGTCAGTTTGTGCAGCTATTACATGAAGGACGGCCTGTAGTTGTGGCCTTTACTATTAA GTGCACTTATACACAACATCTTGACAAAGTACTGGAGGAAGCTGCTGCTACATTTTATCCTCATATAAAGTTTGTTCGG GTGGAATGCCCAAAGTATCCTGGGTTTTGCCTCACGAGGCAAAAGACTGAGTACCCATTTCTTGAAGTATTTTACAACCCAGAACAG GCTGCTAACCCAGGAAAGATCGTGGACCCGAGCATCACGAAATACTCCGCAAAAGTCCTACCT TTCAACTATGACCAGAGCGTGTATGGATTCCGGGAGTATTTTAAGAAGTATGGGTTCAAGTATTCCGAGACAAACTAG